Part of the Lycium ferocissimum isolate CSIRO_LF1 chromosome 6, AGI_CSIRO_Lferr_CH_V1, whole genome shotgun sequence genome, CCAAGAAGGATAATAATGTTGACAACACGGCATACAAGATGCACTCTTTGTTTATTTCCAATGTCCACCTCTTAAATTGGCCAATGAGAATTTAGCTAATGAAATGGGTGACCAAATCTAATTGGTGAAGGGTTTAGGCGTGGGTGAGTTTGGCCGCCCAAGCTAAGAAAGTAATTATATCAACTAATGCATGATCACCATATAATCACTAGATGGGTTGCATGAAAAAATTACCCTAAATACGTACTAAGCTATCAGTAACTAAAAAAATGGACAGAAcaccaaaaagaagaagactaAGTTTAGGGTTATGTGCATCTCCGAATGTCATAGAGAAGTTTTACCATACCAAAAAGAAAACTACGAAACCATGGAGGATGAACTAACTGAGCTCATACACAGGCTAATCAAGCTTAGAGGAAGAGACTCTACTGAGATGATACTCTTGCTTGACCCCCTTCCCCTTACCAAATCTTATGAAATATACGAGAAGCTCCTGAAGAATAATCCCCCTCAAGTCTATGATACTCGTGGTGACAATGAGTCATCAAAGGATAGCCCCTTACTTGATACTAGGGGCATTGCTTTTGGTGATGTATGCACCAAGGTTCTTTATTTTTGAGGTGGTTAAGATTACTAGTAGGAATAGTTGGTGTGGGTGTTTTTGTCTAGATGCTATGTCATCTAACtgtttttaattttgttgtgtTTTGTTTTAGCTTGTTTTATCTCTGTTTGGAATGAAATGTTTGTTTTGCAATTACAATTTGTGTCTCTtttaatatttctatgcttAACCGCTAACACCAAAATAGCTAAAACGATGGAATAATTTAACTTGAAAACACTAAGACTacacaaaataattaattttgattttacagattcttatattttttattattttatccaCATTAgataatttgattaaaaattggcAAAATGCACTCAatgtaaaaaaggaaaagaaaaaaaaataaggtagtaaaaaggaaaatgttcATAAATATGAGTAAACCCAATTCCATTGATCAAAAACAGATTTACATAACAAAGATGAGTAACAAACACTACTTCATAAATATGAACATGCTTTTCTATGTCACCTAAACATATTTTCACTTGCACCGGTTAGGAACTCAAGGGAaactgtaattttttttttttcaaacgcGCGTACCTAGACTCAAACTCGGGACCTAAACGTTCTAAACTTAAGGCGAAACCATTATACTAGGGCAGATCAACCGCGTTTAAGAATCATCGTTAAATAGTTTTACTCGCTATGTTAGAGATAACTATCATTTTACTCTTCAAAATGGAAAAGGAAAATGTTCATAAATATGAGTAAAAACCCAATTCCATTGATAAAAAACAGATTCACATAACATAGATGAGTAAAAAACACTACTGCATAAATATGAACATGCTTCTCTATGGTTGAGAATTGAATAGACATGCACCCTTCAATAAAAGGCAAACCGAAAATCCAATAACAATAGGAAAAACATGTCTTACAAGGCCAACTAAATCACAATGACAATAACCAAGACACTACTATATTGGCCTAACTACTAAATTAGCAACATAACAGTAACTAGATACAATTAGACAAGGCCAAAGAGAATTTTTGCAACTAATACACATAGAACAACGATCACAAGCCTTTTGAATTTGGCTTTTTCACAGTCCCTCTCTTGCTTAGTTACCTTCAATTTTTGTTTCAATGAATCAATCTTGTCTCCAATATCCTTCATTTTGTGTTTCAATGTATTCCTCTCTTCTTCAACCTCTTTAAGCTTCTCCTTCAAAAGCTCAACCTCTGGAGAATGATCAATCCATCTAAAATAACCACATCCACCCTTATCCTACATAAAACGATAAGAAAATTATGAACTcaaacaaaatagaaaattcaaggccgaaaatcaaattttgaaaaatcaaattttgaaagtAGCTACTCACTTTTGGAATCTTGCAACCAAAAAATGTACGACCTGGGTTGTTTGGAGTCCTTGAGGTTCTTACAAGACAAGAGTTACCGCAATTACAAATATTAAATTCCTCCGTATTCCCTGAAAATTGTGACATAGTTTCCTGGAAGGACGTTATATGATCTTTTAcaacgagaaaaaaaaaaaaatgaacaaggaTGTTATACAATGTTATACAACCAATTTTATGaccaatgaaaaaaaaaaaaggagcgtaacaaaaaaaaaaaaggagtacaAGGTTATGCTTTTTTTCTTACTGATTGAACATTGGGAAATTAAGTGTAATGATGAAAGAgtgtaaaatttgaattttttaaataggaatatacgtgtatatatatatataagttctacttttttttttttactataggTAATTGGTCATCACCTATTTGATGAccaataaaacaacaataaataaataaataataggtAAGTTCTACTTTTTTTTACCATAGGTAATTGGTCATCATCTATTTGATGAccaataaaacaacaataaataaataaataataggattttatatatatatataggttgtaTACTAGATTCTACTTTTTTTCTTGGTCAACACCTATTTGATGACCAATAAAACAACaaggaataaataaataaataggttGTATACTAGATTCTACTTTTTTTCTTGGTCAACACCTATTTGATGAccaataaaacaacaataaataaataaataaataaataaataaataaatagaaaataggaatatatatatatatatatatatatatatatatatatatatatatatatatgatgaaagagtgtaaaatttgaattttttaaataggattatacgtatatatataggttGTATACTAGgttctacttttttttcttactaTAGATAATTGGTCAACACCTATTTGATGACCAATAAAACAACAaggaataaataaatagaaaataggaatatacgtatatatatacaatataagaAAAGTATACATTCAAAAAGAATGCACATTCAAAAAGAATGCACGGTTTTCTCTAGTGATTGTcattggaaagaaaaatgtaataatgATCTTGGGTGAAGAGAGGAAAATttaaatgaatttgaaattggaaaaataaaattttcagaaagGGCATAAACGTAATAGGCAACGATGGCATTTGTGCAATTTGTGCGAAAAGTCCACTTGAATTTACGTTAATACCCCTAAAAAGGTGGAGTTGTGCCAAGTTGTGCCATTTTGGGTtatgccaaatatattttttcaaaaaagaaaccTTGACTCAGAGTGCTGAACATACTCGTCAGACGTGTACCAAAATAGAAGCACTGTTATGATTGAGCAAATggacatttttgcccttggTCGTCCCATACTTAATTTCTAGAAATTACGCGTGTTAACTAATAGTTTTGAGGAACTAACAATAAGACTTTGTGTTCAGTTATTAATATATCTTcccatgaaaattttggaatagCAGATCTTTATATTGAAACTATAAGACTCTatacaaagtggtataaatgATCATTTAATTATAACAATATCTATGCTCAGCAAGTTTCATGGATTCCCAAGTCAATGAATTAGCACTCCTAATAAAATTCAATTAGTGACGGCTTGACTACAGGTCAAGAAGCAAGATTTTTCAAGAGAAGTACGAGCAAAAATTAGCCACACGATTAGATTGCGTATTTGGCTAGAAATGAAAGATGAGAGATGGAATTTGCATTCACAATAACAAAGACAAAAATATGAATAATTTTACTCTTCATCTCTTAATTATTAGTAACATGTAATTTTGGTCCTTATAATATTTAATCTTGAATTAGGTAGAATTTGCACTTTTGGTCCCTTTACATAGTAGTAGTATGTTATGTTTAGATTATTATTAGACTTATAGTACCTCTAATTGTGGAGTAACATAACACAACAAATTTAGCATAACACACGATTAATTAAACATGTCAAGAAGCAAGATTTTCCAAGAGAAGTACGAGCAAAAATTAGCCACGTGAACTCACTGTGTATTTGGCACGAAACAGAAGATGAAAAACGAAATttacaatcacaataacaaggACAAAATATGAATAATCATACTTTTGATCCCTTAGTTATTAGTAAACTGTAATTTTGGCCGTTGTAATATTTAACCTTAAGTTACTTAGAATGTTCATTTTCGGCCCCCTTACGTAGTAAATACGTTATATTCAGATTATTGTTAGACCTATTATACTTTTAATTGTGAAGAACAATATAAATTTAGCATAATGCATGGTTAATAAACAGGTCTAGAAGCAAGATTTTCCAAGAGAAgtactgttacaccccgtacctttaaaTGTAAAGTTTCGTCGTGAGTTAGTTGACGAAGACTTAAAAGGCGAGGTTGTCGTCAAGTCATAAGGAATTATACAtgctcattcttcatacatgaCAGCTTGgtatcatgtttagtaagtatcgggaaggttggatgttaagcgaatcaaagaaattaagtttgttgaaactttggaaaaatttggcgAATTCGGAtttaaattttgggtcaaatttagagAGGCATCTCTCCTAGAATACGAGGAGTTACGGAACCCATAACCTATGCATTCATAAGTTCAGTGAGTCTACTTTCCAATGCAATTGGCAAAATTGAATTCGCACATCGAGGTGGGAGTTATGAACCGTCGAAGTGTGACGGTCCGTCGATGCACATCGACGGCCCGTCAACAGTGAGTCAgtggagaattttctagaatgttATTTATTGATCCATTTCGTTTTATCCTTCATTATTTCACACACCAACAGACCCTAAATGTCCTAATACTCCCCTCAACCCTTTTCCTAATTCCCTCCATCATCTAAGTAAGATTTGAGCCCGTAAAACCCAAGACTAGTTAGCACATCATGGTAGCTTGTGTTTCTATTATGTTGGTGGCCTTATGGCCTTAAATCAAAGTGTTGCGGTTGAAGGTTTGCACTATATTAGGTATGTTTTCCATCTAAGCTTTGATATTAAATGGTTCTTGAAGGATTTTAATAGTTTTAAGTTAAGGAAATTGTGATATAAAGATTACATGTTGGCATGTCGGTGTTGTTGGCTTGGGGTCTGATTTGAAGGAAGTTTTGGGATGGATTTACTTATGCTTTGACTTGTAgttcttgattatgttgttgttgatgttggtattgatgtttgggcttgatttggaatggaaattataggggaaatgctgcccgaatttcgttaaGTTTCCTATGTACTTGAAATGGGTAGTAAGGGATGTATATGGCCTAATTGTAATTCatgttatcttggttgtagTGTTACAAGCTCGGGAAGTAAGCATTGGACATTAGGTAgactccaaggtatgttaaggctgtccctttctttccaaaggcatgactctCTTTTTATGAACTtatacatgatatccataatacCCTTACTCCTAAAAATGCTAGCAATTCATGATActcaaggtttttatgatatgaaagataaatgttttctatgatgataatgaagatgagaatgatcccatttctagagattccaaagcttatggttttgatgtcattatgagattattgagcttgtttcatgattattgattttattcattgttattgatctcaccttatgacaattgttccttcaaggtgagatatagcgatgacgatgattccataatgatacatcggaggttactgaccctatgtcactctgatagagttgtagcttttatttgggctcttatatatatatatatatatgtgtgtgtgtgtgtgtgtgtgtgtgtgcgcgcgtgtgtgtgtgttttatcacaccgtgccgcgctatagtcggcctgGCATGCGCATAgatgcgcacaccactgcagtgggcagcttatgatatcgtcccggacacgggatgatgatgagatgatgataacatcgtgcctatatggccgggcagtatacATGATCagatgatgataacaccgcgcctatatggccgggcagtatactatatatatgtatgtataagatgttttcaaaagttaagcatgcatgacatccgccttaagaggcattcagatatACAGAGTTATACAAATATTTTCAGCTATACGATTACACATATATACGGAGACGGATATATGATTGACTCTCATGTCATAGatttctttcatgattcttatgtatatgttgttttcatgccttacatactcggtacattattcgtactgatgtctttttgcttgtggacgctgcgttcatgcccacaggtagacaaggagacggtTCAGATTCATAGGCTGCCATCTCAGCGTTGATACAGGAGCACTCTACTTGTTCCGGAGTCGCAGTCCAGTTGGTATGGTTTTATGTACagatgggtatggcggggtcctgtcccgtccttattatgttatgattccGTAGAGAGGCTCGTGACGCAGATATGTACAACTAGATGTCGTGGACCTCTCGGTCCCTCTTGTGTTGTATCATTGTTTTGCCTTCTCGGCTCGAGTACTTGAGACCAGCTTGctgatgtatatatgtatatatcttttgggcttgtgtcccttaCAGTTATGGCATGTAATAGTTAGTATTACGGCCCACTCAAGTATGGATATGAGATGCATGTATGTATTGTGGTACTCGGTAAGTTAGCttcgagtgcccgtcatggccctccggttgggtcgtgacaagtacgAGCAAAAATTAGCTACGCGAACATGTATATGAAACGGAAGAAAAATGAGAGGTGTACTTTGCGGTCACAATAACAACGATAAGAAAAGGGATAGCCACACATTTAATCCCTTAGTTGTTGGTAAACTCTAATTCCGATCTTTGTAAATTGTAATTCAAGGCGATTTAACTTTGAATTAATTAGCACTTGCATTTTCAGCCCCTCTATGTAGAGCTTAATAGTTAATATGTTATTAGTAGATTATTATTAAACCTATAATACTTTTAATTGTAGAGCAACAATACAAAtttagcataatgcataattaattttaaatagtTAATAATCAATAATTCATCAACTTTTTGAAGATTCACTAGCAGAAGTATCAATATTACACATTTCaaatgaaggttaaatgtgtCTATCTAAATAACACAAGGACCAACattaaatttttcataattcaGTGAAAATATGACACAAATTTCCACTAGAAAATCCTAATCTCTGAAATTTCAAAGCCTGTTAGAACCTATGAAAGCTCATCATACTAGGCACTATACTGGAATGGACTTCTACCATGTTCTCCTTTCTTGAGATACTTAAGTGCTTCATTGCATACCTCGGATGTATCAGCATATACTCAAATATCTGATACTGCAAAAACCAATCATGAACATGCCAAAGGAATCAATATATAATGCtgcaaaattaattataagCTTCACGTGAAAAAAAAGCAAGTAACTTCCAATCCGGTCGTATGATAGAACTTGAACTACGCATATAGTACTTTTTTTGATTGACAAGTTAAAATTGTATTATGAAACAACACCAAGATAGTACTGCAGCAAATACAAACTACACACATAATACTCTATTTCAATTTTCCCCTTGTATAATTAGTTTGTGAAGAATGGCGAAGGAGCCATTCAAATGTCAGTCAGGAGGCGAAAAATGATAAGTTTCTACATATGTTATATCCTCAAATTTTCCATATATAGTGTGTCCGAACTCACATAGCAAAACATTAAATGCTATTGAAGGCTTTGAACATCATACAATGAACAAAAATCAAAACCTTCGAAAGTAAATGTTTAAGAAGACAATTTATAGATGCCTGTTCTCATTGATTTGTACCAAAGAATTTTCAATATAATAAGgagaaaattgcataaaaacaACATGGGTGGGTAGGATAAATTTGACAACTAGAcgaaaaaaagagaagcaatAACTCAATTAAAACACATttgattttcataaaaattgtcACGGTCCAAACCGATGAGTAGTGACGAGTGTCGACACCTCTAGCAACCAAACACCGCTATACTTATATCTGAATCTTACTGAACATCAAGACCCATACATGACTTAAGGCGATCTCATAAATGGCGACATCATGAACACCGAACACtcgtatatacataaacatgttgaaagAACGGTAAAGGTGCTAGGTCTTGCTACATATACGTACacaaaaagaatagaagccgacaaggctacgtCATCCGACTAATACAAACAACCGTCTACGTACCTGCGGAATAAAAGCGAggaaggacgggacagggccccgtcatacccatatgcatatacatctcaaaagaggcataccaaaactgactaCAGCTCCGGATTAATGGAGCGCATTGACCAATGCTggatagaagtcctactaagctggaccacctgtcggtctacctgaacctgcgagcatgaacgcagccccccgagcaatagggagtcagtacggataatgtactgagtatgtaaggcataagaacaacatatatatacaagaatcatgaataagatctgaagTCATAAGTCGAAACGACTATCCgtatgtacttgtatgaactagtatccgTCTCGTATCCGCATAAATGTAAATCGACAATGccactgtgggcgcataatatgcatgctcatgcctatcaatgaaggtcgtacatctatatatatgtgcgtgtataacgcctgtttctcttctcatatcatatcggcctctctgcggccaacATCATATACACGTCTTTGAGGTACGTGCGTGTACCGATTCTCTTATTATCATCATGGTGgtaatgcgtgtataacgcctatctctcttctcatactccacatatatctaatactcgcgtatataatgccttctattcacgggtcaatgtacataagtatataatgaatgtaatgcatgagtaaactgtatacatagaactggctacataagactggacccatgaacagaaggaacactcATAAACGAGGCACATGAACATCAAAtactgaagtacttctaatgcttctaagagtagagtaatatggaagctcgcttactcgtttgttggctcatatcatatgatcatgccaaaagaaagaaaggatagccttaacataccttgaagtatatccaatcgtccaacttctatctctcgaacttgcaagtcttgaggggtctaagattccaaagatcaacttcaactccaaccccctaagcttcacaacttgaagaaaccctatgaacaaccttcttcttgacaAGCACGGGTTCACGGGCTCGGATcataccaaatctccactaataatgatggaaaatattgtgagagaaaatattagggtttttctaatttggaatggatgaaaataagaaataaggtcgtgaaccacatatttatacttggatgCCAAAAAGCTACAGCgatccggttcgacgagcgggtcgacgaccgtcgacgtgtcgacggtccatcaACTTGCTCCGTTGACCTGCGCCTGTAGATTTCCAGCTGCGGAACCCTGTCGACGCCACACAATGACggcccgtcgacgatgactggtgtctgcaaaTTTTCTCAGGTTCAGCTCAGATCGCGTCAAAtcgattcgctcaacttctaacTTTGTAAACTGCGCAGtacctgctggtacctttgtacacggggtaGGACACTTTCTACCCCCAACTCaagctcgggtctctattccaaaggcatacccagctaggaaaccataggttctactacgatGCAAATGAGAGATATAATAAAAATCCTCATACCTTTTATGTCATCCACAGTGTAATGACTAATGATAGGTTCAATAATAATGCAGTTTGAATATTATCAGACCAAGCTAGCTCAACGACCACCTTGTTGTTAAGAAAATTGGAAGTCAGGATTATAATAAGCATACGAACATTGACTCTTTACATTCTAGTGTGATAAGCTAAGTGACAAAGAAACCTATAGGTTAAGAAAGTTCAAAAATTTACTGCAGCTCCAATTTTCAAACACCTGGTGAACGTCAGAAATCTTTTAACAAGAaactcatatatgcatattcCAATAATACTcgatacaaacaaaaaaatacaactaCTTTATAGAAGCATGAAGACCCATCACCAATTGTGTTACAACCTACTTTAACATATAAATTGATAGTACAGACAGGAATATACCCAGTTTGAGCACAAAGGAGAGGAAAAGGTTTGAGGAAGATGGCCGAGTACTTTGCCCATTCCTCTGCCTCTTAGGCCTTAGCAATTGTTAATCTAGAAGTGATCTCGAGGAAAGAGAGACCCAAAGGGAACGGTCTAGAAGGAAAGGAAGTACGGATTTGCCAAAATCAGTTATGTGTAATTATTATTCTACCCCTGCACTAATTGAGCTAAATGACTGCTCTACCCTTGGTCGTCCTCCTCTTCACATTTCTATATAcagagcccatttggattggcttataagttgctaaaaatagcttataagctgttttcagcttttttgagtgtttgaatGGCtagcttaaagccattttgtgcttaaaacaagcccaaaaaaataattgggcccattCGCTTACtttatctaaaaaaaattataagttcGAAAAAACGAGCTTTATACCGAAACAACTTATGTCGTTTTTTTTTGACCCATCCAAACAGACTCACAGTCAGTAGTAAAGTAAAGTAAAGTAGTAATATTTTATGggcaaagggtcaaatttaccttCCATGTATgattatagtttaaatttgccctccgtcaaagtttgggatcaaatttgccctcctCGTTAAGATACTTGATGTATTGCCCTTTTATGGATGGAAGTCcacatcacaaaaaaaaaaataaaaaaaatagctaCGTTAGATCCACATCAGATCCACGTAGGCAACTTATACCCAATCCAATAAAAGGGCAAGCAACCTAACTCATGCATAGTAAGTGGATTTTGTGCATACTGATCTTAGTGATTTGGTAACCTTGATTTCATTGTTCACAACCATGAACTTACTGCATATGTACAAGAATGCTTAATTTTGTGTCAAGTtgataattaattgaatttaggcTAGGCAATTGATAATTATTTACTATGTGCCAATAGTTGCTGATATACTTCAGTTAGTTGATCTTTCGAATGAATGATGCAAATGAAGTAACAAACATAGAACCGTGGAGCAGAAACACTACACAAAAGAATCCTGTaggattattatttttcaacttttttttttattagatttttttcGTCAGACCATGGATAGACCGTTTTAACAAAACTTCATGGACCGTGGAGGGAGACTTGTTTGAGCGGGACCTAAACTATCTCGGGGATCAAACTTTTTTTTCGTGTTTCTACTGCCCCAAATGTAAACTGGTTGAGATATAATTGTGCTGTATTTAGTGCCTCTTGTCCTACCATATCATCTTACAATCAACACTAAGCATTCAATTCAATCTGTCGAATTATACCTACTCTGCTTTTGCATTGGTCCAATAGGGATGGGGATACGGGTAATGGGTTTATTGGGTTGGGTATGAGTTGTCTATGTGGATTTGATGTGGATTCAACgtggctattttttttttttgtgatgtgGAATTCCATCCATAAAAGGGCAAATGTATCAAGTATCCAATGAAAAAGGCAAATTTGATTCCAAACTTTGACGAAGaacaaatttaaattataagTAATTTTGACCCTTTGCCCAATATTTTATTGATGGGCTTTCCTAGCCGAGCCCAGACCAGCCTAAAATATCCAActcccaaattccaaatcaactcaaattCGAAACTCAATTGAAAATCTCATCATCTTCGTAGCTAAAGTGATTCCGGCACACTCACACACAAAATctcgttcttcttcttcttctccaaaaACCCTAGATTTCTCGTATCGCAATCGATCAGAAAACCCTATTTCCCCCACATTGACACACAAAATCTTAGTTTTTCGAAAACCCTAaattagtgtgtgtgtgtgtttcttAAAGAGTAAAGCAAAGATGAGGATTATGATAAAGGGAGGAGTATGGAAGAACACGGAAGACGAGATTTTAAAGGCGGCTGTGATGAAGTATGGGAAAAATCAATGGGCTCGTATTTCTTCATTGCTTGTTCGTAAATCTGCTAAACAGTGTAAAGCTCGTTGGTATGAATGGCTAGATCCTTCAATTAAGAAGGTAACTTGTTTTTATCTATATTGATTAACCTTGTTTACGTGTTATATGTTGTGTGAAAATGTTGTATGTGAAAATTGTTTGTTTCTATTACActctgtgtggtttgcgagctattgcacaggagcggggtttaccctgtgcgcacccaaagGTAAGTAGTTTTTTAACGGTGTAAAGCTCGTTGGTATGAATGGCTCGATCCTTCAATTAAGAAGgtaagtagttttttttttaactttgtttttttgttttatgcTGTTAcaccttgtttggatggttgttacatatTGTTTTGATAATGTATCTATTGTGTTTTATGCGGGTGCACCTTGTTTGGATAGTTGTTACAtataggagccgtttggacatggtttgaaaccatgtttggacatgcaatttggatatcttaagttgtattttctcttatagacataaaaaccccacaagttgtgaaaactatcaaaacattaccaattcttatacaatcttaccaaatgagcaagtgaTAGTTcgtaaaaaaattaataagctactagaaggcctttctgaaaaatacaacatcaattgatcaaactttagtttaataaaaacgaaaatctAAGATGAATGGTAATGAGGTTGGTAGagataaataaaggttggtggaagttaatgaggttagtaaatggttggtgggagtaattgttaaagatatctaccaacttatgggccttttttttacaaaatataaacttatgggtcaaatttttatttaaaatttttgaaaccatggtttgaaaccatgagatgaaatgtatGTCCAAACGCTGTTTCATCTCATTCAAAccacatgtccaaacgcctacatAGTTTCATAATGTATCTATTGTGTTTTATGTGGGTACACCTTGTTTGGATAGTTGTTACATATCGTTTCATAATGTATctattgtgttgtattgtattgtactgtattgttttgatgaattCAACGTTTCCATAGGTTGTATCgtaatgttgatattgatttaacCTTATTACTGTGTTATATACTGTTAATGTTTGTTCATTGGTTCTGAAGAATGTTCTTTGTGAAAACTGTTGTTTCTATTACACTCTGTTCGGGTGGTTGTTacatattgtttcataatgtatcgtattTGTTGTATTGTATCATGCTGTAAAGCTCTATATGATTGTTGTATTGTATCGTGctgtattgttttgatgaatacTGCGTTTGGATCAATTGTATCGTTTCCTGTCGTTACATAATGTCACCCACCAGCAAAAAGTAGGGTACGG contains:
- the LOC132061586 gene encoding uncharacterized protein At1g43920, Chloroplastic-like, which produces MSQFSGNTEEFNICNCGNSCLVRTSRTPNNPGRTFFGCKIPKDKGGCGYFRWIDHSPEVELLKEKLKEVEEERNTLKHKMKDIGDKIDSLKQKLKVTKQERDCEKAKFKRLVIVVLCVLVAKILFGLV